From Ignatzschineria sp. RMDPL8A, a single genomic window includes:
- the gabT gene encoding 4-aminobutyrate--2-oxoglutarate transaminase, whose protein sequence is MTTRTETLQKMREEYVARGISNSNLNVADFAKNATITTIDGKEFIDFIGAIGVMNVGHSHPKVISAIQEVTEKFTHPGFNVMLYENYLEVCRRLCNITAGNHKKKAALFNTGAEAVENAVKIARKYTGRTGVITFNRAFHGRTNLTMAMTSKVKPYKAGFGPFAAEVYQAPYPYLYQRPAHLSKEDYIDYMIERFDEFFSATAAPEMIACLVMEPVQGEGGFIIPPKRFVEHVYQMCQTHGILFVADEIQAGFSRTGKTFAMEHFDIIPDLMTVSKSLAAGVPLSAVIGRAEIIDTPNPGELGGTYSGSPLACAAALAVFDIIEEENLNDKAEVLGKKFEIALKKLQTTYPFIGDVRRLGAMVAIEIVKDPNSRTPDGDRTRKITEYANQHGLLLHSAGIHSNVIRFLAPLTIHDDELNRGLAILEKTLQKTA, encoded by the coding sequence ATGACAACCCGAACAGAAACTCTACAAAAAATGCGTGAAGAATACGTTGCGCGAGGCATCAGCAATAGCAATCTCAATGTGGCTGATTTTGCTAAAAATGCCACTATCACGACAATTGACGGCAAAGAATTTATCGACTTTATTGGCGCTATCGGTGTGATGAACGTCGGACATAGTCACCCCAAAGTAATCAGCGCCATTCAAGAAGTAACCGAAAAATTTACTCACCCTGGCTTTAATGTCATGCTCTACGAGAACTATCTAGAAGTATGCAGACGGCTATGCAATATTACAGCTGGCAATCACAAGAAAAAAGCAGCACTCTTTAACACTGGCGCTGAAGCAGTAGAAAATGCGGTTAAAATTGCACGCAAATATACAGGACGTACTGGGGTTATCACTTTTAATCGAGCCTTCCATGGACGTACTAATCTTACCATGGCGATGACCAGCAAAGTTAAACCTTATAAAGCAGGGTTCGGTCCTTTTGCTGCAGAGGTCTATCAAGCGCCCTACCCCTATCTTTATCAACGCCCAGCTCACCTTTCTAAAGAAGATTATATTGATTATATGATTGAACGATTTGATGAGTTTTTTAGCGCAACGGCAGCGCCTGAAATGATCGCCTGCCTTGTCATGGAGCCAGTGCAGGGCGAAGGTGGTTTCATTATTCCTCCGAAACGCTTTGTCGAACATGTCTATCAGATGTGTCAAACTCATGGCATTCTTTTTGTTGCCGATGAGATCCAAGCGGGATTTTCACGTACCGGGAAAACCTTTGCTATGGAACATTTTGATATTATTCCTGATCTAATGACCGTCTCTAAATCACTTGCTGCAGGAGTCCCATTGAGTGCTGTCATCGGACGAGCTGAGATTATCGATACTCCCAATCCTGGAGAATTAGGAGGTACTTATTCAGGTAGTCCACTTGCATGTGCAGCAGCGCTTGCTGTTTTCGATATTATTGAAGAAGAAAATCTCAATGACAAAGCTGAAGTTCTAGGAAAGAAATTTGAAATTGCCTTGAAAAAACTACAAACAACCTATCCATTTATTGGTGATGTTCGCCGCCTAGGTGCGATGGTTGCGATCGAAATAGTTAAAGATCCCAATAGCCGAACCCCTGATGGGGATCGCACTCGTAAAATTACCGAATATGCAAACCAACATGGGTTACTACTCCACTCTGCCGGGATTCATAGTAATGTCATTCGTTTCTTAGCCCCCCTCACAATTCATGATGATGAGCTAAACCGTGGGCTTGCTATTTTAGAAAAAACATTACAAAAGACTGCGTAA
- a CDS encoding APC family permease: protein MDKTISSMDVLFLAMGAMLGWGWVILSGEWVATAGFVGATLAFIIGGILITLIGLTYAELATAIPEAGGGVVFVQRAYNPSLAFIAGWSVLFGYMSVIAFEAVALPTVIDYIAPIEHKVKLWTLAGSDIYLTWAMIGSIGALFLGALNYIGIRSATIFQTIFTLAIIGVGLLLIFGALSYGDSQNLHPLFTGGLSGMTNVLVMVPFMFVGFDVIPQIASEIRATKSIGKILVISIISALAFYILIIYGVSLGLPESELLTSKLATADAMTHLFNSPLLGKILVIGGIAGIITSWNAFVIGGSRILYAMALRNMLPTWFAKLHPKFRTPSNAILFLTALAFFAPLLGRQALGWLVNAGSIGVVLGYLIVTLAFIRLRKLEPELERPYEIRYPRLIGYTAVILSIGFLTLYLPGMPSALSFPIEWSLVLGWYLIGAWFLIIRKKPIPEVHFEGYRHLKNQ, encoded by the coding sequence ATGGATAAAACAATTTCCTCAATGGATGTTCTGTTTCTCGCCATGGGCGCAATGCTCGGTTGGGGATGGGTAATTCTTTCCGGCGAATGGGTCGCAACAGCAGGCTTTGTAGGTGCAACTCTCGCATTTATCATAGGTGGCATTCTTATCACCCTCATTGGTCTTACCTATGCTGAACTCGCCACGGCTATACCTGAAGCGGGTGGAGGTGTTGTATTTGTACAAAGAGCCTACAACCCTTCCCTTGCTTTCATTGCGGGATGGTCCGTCCTCTTTGGCTATATGTCTGTCATCGCTTTTGAAGCTGTGGCGCTCCCCACAGTTATCGATTATATCGCACCTATTGAACATAAAGTTAAACTCTGGACACTTGCTGGATCAGATATCTATTTGACATGGGCAATGATTGGTTCAATCGGCGCACTTTTCTTAGGAGCACTCAACTATATTGGCATTCGTTCTGCGACGATTTTTCAAACCATTTTCACTCTAGCCATTATTGGGGTGGGGCTCTTATTGATCTTTGGCGCACTCTCTTATGGGGACTCTCAAAATCTTCATCCTCTCTTTACAGGTGGGCTGTCAGGCATGACCAATGTTCTTGTAATGGTGCCCTTTATGTTTGTCGGATTTGATGTAATCCCACAAATTGCCTCTGAAATCCGTGCAACTAAATCAATCGGGAAAATCTTAGTCATCTCAATCATCTCTGCTCTCGCGTTCTATATCCTAATTATATATGGCGTCTCGTTGGGTTTACCTGAATCAGAACTTCTAACCTCAAAGCTCGCAACAGCTGATGCGATGACCCATCTCTTTAATAGTCCTCTTTTAGGAAAAATCTTAGTGATTGGGGGGATTGCTGGAATTATCACCAGTTGGAATGCCTTTGTTATTGGGGGAAGCAGAATTCTTTATGCTATGGCACTTCGAAATATGCTCCCAACATGGTTCGCTAAGCTTCATCCTAAATTTAGAACGCCCTCAAATGCGATTCTCTTTCTTACCGCGCTTGCTTTTTTTGCCCCACTCTTAGGTCGTCAAGCGCTTGGGTGGCTGGTAAATGCAGGTAGCATAGGCGTAGTTCTTGGCTATCTCATTGTGACACTTGCTTTTATTCGATTACGTAAATTAGAGCCCGAATTAGAGCGCCCTTATGAAATCCGTTACCCTCGCTTGATCGGCTATACGGCGGTAATCTTAAGTATCGGGTTTTTAACTCTCTATCTCCCCGGCATGCCATCAGCACTTAGCTTTCCTATTGAATGGAGTTTAGTTTTGGGATGGTATCTCATTGGTGCATGGTTTCTAATAATTCGTAAAAAACCAATTCCTGAAGTGCACTTTGAAGGGTATCGCCACCTCAAAAATCAGTAG
- the cas1f gene encoding type I-F CRISPR-associated endonuclease Cas1f codes for MRKTPYFDSSDLSTILHSKRANLYYLEYCRVLVNGGRVEYVTNVGKESLYFNIPIANTTCLLLGIGTSITHAAVRDLSKAGVMIGFAGNGGTPLLSGTEPEIGCDFFSPQSEYRPTEYLQKWCGFWFDDAKRLFAAKFLQKARLQFTLKCWKRHDWSFEIGDLESAVEAYNNEIDAAPNTQALLLTEGRLTKRLYHLANKATLNHEGFRRDSTDGDYRKKDPTNRFLDHGNYLAYGLGATATWVLGIPHGLSILHGKTRRGGLVFDAADIIKDGIVLPMAFISALEGDNERMFRERVIMEFRQYEALDMIFDTLKAISELDFDMKHSEE; via the coding sequence ATGCGAAAGACTCCCTATTTTGATAGCTCAGACCTCTCCACCATTCTCCACTCGAAGCGAGCGAATCTCTACTACTTGGAATATTGCCGAGTGCTCGTTAATGGTGGTCGCGTTGAATATGTGACAAATGTGGGGAAAGAATCGCTCTACTTTAATATCCCAATTGCGAATACCACCTGTCTTTTGCTCGGTATTGGAACATCAATTACCCATGCTGCGGTAAGAGATTTATCTAAGGCAGGAGTCATGATCGGTTTTGCCGGTAATGGTGGAACGCCTCTATTATCAGGAACTGAGCCTGAGATCGGCTGTGATTTCTTCTCGCCACAATCTGAATATCGCCCGACTGAGTATTTACAAAAATGGTGTGGATTTTGGTTTGATGATGCAAAACGATTATTCGCTGCAAAGTTTTTACAAAAGGCGCGTTTGCAATTTACGCTGAAATGTTGGAAGCGGCATGATTGGTCTTTTGAAATCGGAGATTTGGAGTCGGCAGTTGAGGCCTACAATAATGAAATTGACGCGGCTCCAAATACGCAAGCCCTTTTATTAACAGAAGGGCGTCTCACAAAGCGTCTCTATCATTTAGCCAATAAAGCAACGCTGAATCATGAGGGTTTTAGAAGAGACTCCACAGATGGTGATTACCGCAAGAAAGACCCGACGAATCGATTTCTTGATCATGGCAATTATCTTGCATATGGGCTCGGTGCGACAGCGACGTGGGTTTTGGGGATTCCGCATGGATTATCGATCTTGCATGGTAAAACTCGTCGAGGGGGCTTAGTATTTGATGCGGCCGATATTATTAAGGATGGTATCGTATTACCGATGGCATTTATCTCTGCATTAGAGGGCGATAATGAACGTATGTTTAGAGAGCGGGTTATTATGGAGTTTCGTCAATATGAAGCGCTCGATATGATCTTTGATACCTTAAAGGCGATCTCAGAGTTGGATTTTGATATGAAGCATTCAGAGGAGTGA
- the cas3f gene encoding type I-F CRISPR-associated helicase Cas3f, producing the protein MNIILVSECTKKALIETRRILDQFAERTGQRTWQTAITMEGVKTIHYLLRKTARRNTAVACFWVRGKNRTELMWTVGKRAVFDENGRVPTNRSERNIDPGAELVWKDGRTIEVVTAMSALFHDLGKLTVGFQKKLRPGGENVDPYRHEWISLLLFSLIIRGCETDEAVLERLSTFTFDHEWYQGLQDIDFDRAIMTTPLTRLIAWLIVSHHRLPFIERKAEFSGKYYSINDFFENLSAVPGWVRNSKVELTDDFKLIMDDLAEIHPDIAKEFEGWSYALRYRAQEALNLKLYDRGEDLLSPFITYLCRTALIMGDHTYSSMSYGDKLKFYEGGKKQKIPLIANTHRSTREPNQPLSKHLTSVARYAGDFAGKLSFLRAELPALNDNQVLKRSRTPERLKKFIWQDSARDLGNSLSMSAETKGFFGINMASTGHGKTLGNVKIMAALNSERAKPRITIALGLRVLTLQTGEKLKEDLNLSEDEIATLVGGAGITALQKMNDEESHQAENSSSEDFLASIGSESQAEFIDGDVFGGYDTPLTEADFGVLLNDSKARKLLYTPIISTTIDHLVPATESLRGGRQIVPLLRLLTSDLILDEVDDFGTKDLYAVTRLIYLSGLLGSRIMLSSATLAPDLVIGLFNAYQAGYREWQKQHSLADDTGVICAWFDEFKQDHVVVQNESAFEKAHQSYITHRAMQLEGMRVTAPQRQGVIVPFTMPASTNPSKADYEAFAQSLLPAIKQMHEYHAEPVPASNSKNDQGKTVSTGILRIAHISNIIPLTKAFFELNINQDHAESYALHIVPYHARQLLLLRSVLEKRLDRILNRKNEEAIFNQPEIKRALEKSDAKHHIFMIIASPVIEVGRDIDVNWAISEPSSMGSLIQLCGRVLRHRADKIPIAPNIGVLNSSIRAKLTPDLIGYCNPGFEDADHRLVKNWADEHFKYLFRADEIAIIDSIPRIIKVSENTETPVGRSRRGRRASTAAPVLKVHYLSTLEHSVLHDLYFKGRNEGACYNDMNIFSASGSASHLYGDLQMRTRFRESHGEDRRYILFPVEEIKRRVIEIAELKFVTYASIEDYKTWFNMRVEDTYEQFVSSKEMDVIPVVDNEYVKPWLVPDVREEFDKVCRYFKNRSPRNNAIQFLTVSLDSKYQYDFNAWLGFSLRK; encoded by the coding sequence ATGAATATTATTTTAGTCTCCGAATGTACAAAGAAAGCGTTAATAGAAACACGGCGGATTTTAGACCAGTTTGCCGAACGCACTGGACAGCGAACCTGGCAGACGGCGATTACAATGGAGGGCGTGAAGACAATTCATTATCTTCTTCGGAAAACAGCAAGGCGAAATACAGCCGTTGCCTGTTTTTGGGTGCGTGGCAAGAATCGCACCGAATTAATGTGGACGGTGGGGAAGCGAGCTGTTTTTGATGAGAATGGGCGCGTGCCGACAAATCGAAGCGAACGCAATATAGATCCGGGCGCTGAGTTGGTATGGAAAGATGGTAGAACAATAGAAGTTGTTACAGCGATGTCTGCTCTGTTTCACGATCTAGGGAAGCTTACTGTTGGTTTTCAAAAAAAATTAAGACCCGGTGGAGAAAATGTCGATCCGTATCGTCACGAATGGATTTCGCTTCTGCTCTTTTCCTTAATAATTAGAGGGTGCGAAACGGATGAAGCTGTTTTAGAACGATTATCGACGTTCACCTTTGATCATGAATGGTATCAAGGTCTGCAAGATATCGATTTTGATCGAGCTATCATGACAACGCCTTTGACAAGATTAATTGCATGGCTCATTGTCTCGCATCATCGCCTTCCTTTTATTGAACGAAAGGCGGAATTTAGTGGCAAATATTATTCTATTAATGACTTTTTTGAAAACCTCTCAGCAGTACCAGGATGGGTCCGAAATAGTAAGGTTGAATTAACAGATGATTTTAAATTAATTATGGATGATCTTGCTGAGATTCATCCTGATATTGCCAAAGAATTTGAGGGTTGGAGTTATGCGTTACGTTATCGGGCGCAAGAAGCATTGAATCTGAAGCTCTATGATCGGGGAGAAGACTTGCTTTCACCCTTTATAACTTATTTATGTAGAACGGCCTTAATCATGGGGGATCATACTTATTCAAGTATGAGCTATGGCGATAAACTTAAATTCTATGAGGGCGGTAAAAAGCAGAAAATCCCCTTGATTGCCAATACGCATCGAAGCACAAGAGAGCCAAATCAGCCCCTTTCAAAACATCTGACATCAGTGGCTAGATATGCTGGGGATTTTGCCGGAAAGCTCTCATTTTTGCGAGCTGAATTACCGGCATTAAATGATAATCAGGTTTTAAAGCGTTCAAGAACCCCTGAGAGATTAAAGAAGTTTATATGGCAAGATAGCGCACGAGACTTAGGGAATAGTTTGAGCATGTCTGCTGAAACTAAAGGTTTTTTTGGGATCAATATGGCATCTACAGGGCATGGAAAGACGCTAGGAAATGTGAAAATCATGGCGGCGCTCAATAGCGAGCGAGCAAAGCCGAGAATTACCATTGCACTTGGGCTTCGAGTTCTGACGCTTCAAACAGGGGAGAAGCTTAAAGAAGATCTCAATCTCTCTGAAGATGAGATTGCAACGCTTGTGGGTGGCGCCGGCATTACGGCTTTGCAAAAGATGAATGATGAGGAATCTCATCAAGCGGAAAATAGCTCTTCTGAGGATTTTTTAGCGAGTATTGGTAGTGAATCGCAAGCTGAATTTATCGATGGCGATGTGTTTGGTGGATATGATACTCCACTCACTGAGGCTGATTTTGGCGTTTTGCTAAATGATAGTAAGGCACGAAAGCTTCTCTATACGCCGATTATCTCCACCACGATCGATCATCTAGTACCAGCAACGGAATCTCTTCGAGGAGGTCGACAGATTGTACCGTTATTAAGGCTCTTAACGTCAGATCTGATTTTAGATGAAGTTGATGATTTTGGCACGAAAGACCTCTATGCGGTTACGCGCTTGATCTATCTGTCAGGATTGTTGGGGAGCAGAATCATGCTCTCTTCAGCAACACTCGCACCGGATTTAGTTATCGGGCTTTTTAACGCATATCAAGCAGGTTATAGAGAGTGGCAGAAGCAACATTCATTAGCGGATGATACCGGCGTTATCTGCGCATGGTTTGACGAATTTAAGCAAGATCATGTAGTCGTTCAAAATGAATCAGCCTTTGAAAAAGCTCATCAATCCTACATTACTCATCGAGCGATGCAATTAGAAGGGATGCGAGTAACCGCCCCGCAAAGGCAAGGCGTGATTGTGCCATTTACAATGCCAGCATCGACAAATCCTTCTAAAGCAGACTATGAAGCTTTTGCACAAAGTCTATTGCCGGCAATCAAACAGATGCATGAATACCACGCTGAGCCAGTACCTGCTTCAAATAGCAAGAATGATCAGGGAAAAACGGTCAGTACCGGCATTTTGCGAATTGCACATATTAGCAATATTATTCCCCTGACAAAGGCATTCTTTGAGCTCAATATTAATCAGGATCACGCTGAATCATATGCTCTTCACATCGTTCCTTATCATGCAAGACAACTGTTGCTTTTAAGATCAGTTTTAGAAAAGCGCTTAGATCGAATCCTCAATCGTAAAAATGAAGAGGCGATTTTTAATCAGCCTGAAATTAAAAGAGCGCTCGAAAAGAGTGATGCTAAGCATCATATTTTTATGATTATTGCTTCGCCGGTGATAGAGGTCGGGCGTGATATTGATGTAAACTGGGCAATTTCAGAGCCTTCGAGTATGGGAAGCTTAATCCAATTATGTGGGCGTGTTTTACGGCATCGTGCTGATAAGATTCCAATAGCGCCTAATATTGGAGTCTTAAATAGCAGTATTAGAGCCAAGTTAACGCCGGATTTGATTGGGTATTGTAATCCAGGTTTTGAGGATGCTGATCATCGTTTAGTAAAAAACTGGGCGGATGAGCATTTTAAGTATCTGTTTAGGGCCGATGAGATCGCCATTATTGATTCTATTCCAAGAATTATAAAGGTTTCTGAAAATACCGAAACACCTGTAGGGCGATCGCGAAGAGGAAGAAGGGCGAGTACTGCCGCGCCGGTATTGAAGGTTCATTATCTATCAACGTTGGAGCATTCGGTATTGCACGATCTCTATTTTAAAGGTCGTAATGAGGGCGCTTGTTATAATGATATGAATATCTTTAGCGCTTCCGGGTCGGCATCGCATCTCTATGGCGATTTACAGATGCGAACAAGATTCCGTGAGAGTCACGGCGAAGATCGGCGCTATATCCTCTTTCCGGTAGAGGAGATAAAACGTCGGGTAATTGAGATCGCTGAATTGAAATTTGTGACTTATGCCTCGATAGAGGATTATAAAACTTGGTTCAATATGCGGGTAGAGGATACCTATGAACAGTTCGTAAGCTCTAAAGAGATGGATGTTATTCCCGTTGTGGATAATGAATATGTAAAGCCTTGGTTGGTTCCTGATGTGCGAGAAGAATTTGATAAGGTCTGTCGTTATTTTAAAAATAGATCGCCAAGAAATAATGCGATTCAATTTTTAACCGTCTCTTTGGATTCGAAATATCAGTATGACTTTAATGCGTGGCTTGGGTTTTCTCTAAGGAAATAA